In Clupea harengus unplaced genomic scaffold, Ch_v2.0.2, whole genome shotgun sequence, the following proteins share a genomic window:
- the rpl21 gene encoding 60S ribosomal protein L21 has product MTNTRGKRRGTRYMFARPFRKHGPVPLSVYMRIYKKGDIVDIKGTGTVQKGMPHKCYHGKTGRVYNVTQHAVGIIVNKQVKGKILAKRINVRIEHIKHSKSRDSFLQRVKENERRKIEAKQQGTWVELKRQPAAPRPAHFISTKNNEPQLLEPIPYEFMA; this is encoded by the exons ATGACGAACACAAGAGGCAAGAGGAGGGGGACCCGGTATATGTTCGCCCGTCCCTTCCGCAAGCATG GACCCGTTCCTCTGTCCGTATATATGCGCATTTACAAGAAAGGCGATATTGTTGACATCAAG GGCACAGGTACCGTTCAGAAGGGAATGCCTCATAAGTGTTATCATGGAAAAACAGGCCGTGTGTACAATGTTACCCAGCATGCTGTGGGCATCATCGTAAACAAGCAGGTTAA GGGCAAGATCCTGGCCAAGAGAATCAATGTGCGCATTGAGCACATCAAGCACTCAAAGAGCAGGGACAGCTTCCTGCAGCGCGTCAAGGAGAACGAGAGGCGCAAGATCGAGGCCAAGCAGCAGGGCACATGGGTTGAGCTGAAGCGTCAG CCCGCCGCCCCAAGGCCCGCTCACTTCATCAGCACCAAGAACAACGAGCCCCAGCTCCTGGAGCCCATCCCCTACGAGTTCATGGCATAA